In Choloepus didactylus isolate mChoDid1 chromosome X, mChoDid1.pri, whole genome shotgun sequence, a genomic segment contains:
- the LOC119522599 gene encoding DNA-directed RNA polymerases I, II, and III subunit RPABC4-like translates to MDTQKDVQSPKQQPMIYICGEHHTENEIQSRDPIRCRKCGYRIMYKKRTKRLVVFDA, encoded by the coding sequence ATGGACACCCAGAAGGACGTGCAATCCCCAAAGCAGCAGCCAATGATCTATATCTGTGGAGAGCAtcacacagaaaatgaaatacaatccAGGGATCCAATCAGATGCAGAAAATGTGGATACAGAATAATGTACAAGAAAAGGACTAAAAGGTTGGTGGTTTTTGACGCTTGA